GGCTGCACTCGCCGGTCAAGGCGGGATTCTTCCGGAGCTGGACCCGGGCGGCCCTGCACAGGGCCACGGTGTGCGTCGTGCCGAGCAGGGCGACCTCGAACGAGCTGGTGCGCACGGTCGGTGCCGACCGGTCCAGGCTGCGGGTGATGTACCACGGGGTGGACCCGTGGCGGTTCCACCCGCCCGCGCCGGAGGAGGTGGCCGCCGTCCGGCGCGAACTCTCCCTCGGTGACCAGCCCTACGTGGCCTTTCTGGGGACCCTGGAACCGCGCAAGAACGTGCCCGCCCTGATCCGCGGTTTCGCCGAGGCGGCCGCGCGGCGTTCGGACCGTCCGGCCCTGGTGCTGGCCGGGCAGTCCGGCTGGGACACCGAGGTGGAGGAGGCCCTGGAGTCGGTGCCGCACCGGATCAGGGTGATCCGGGCCGGCTACGTTCCCGCGGAGTTGCTCGCCGGTTTCCTGGGTGGGGCCGCGGTGGTGGCCTATCCGAGCATCGGGGAGGGATTCGGGTTGCCCGCCCTCGAGGCGATGGCCTGCGGAGCCCCAGTGCTCACCACCCGAAGACTCAGCTTGCCCGAGGTCGGTGGTGATGCCGTCGCCTACTGCGGGGTTCGCGAGCACCAGATAGCCCACGGACTGAGCACGTTGTTGGACGACCCCGCGCGGCGCGCGGAGCTGTCGGCCGCCGCGCAGCAGCGCGCGAAGGAGTTCACCTGGGAGGCGTGCGCGGCCAGCCATCGGGAGGCCTACGCGCACGCCGAGCACCTGCACCGCAAGAAGCGCGGCTAGCTTCCGAGCCCGTCCCGGAACGCTTTCCCGGGAGGCCGAGCGGTGCGGCGGGAGCACCGCA
This genomic stretch from Actinopolyspora halophila DSM 43834 harbors:
- a CDS encoding glycosyltransferase family 4 protein is translated as MPADRGGVGRYVDSLLAALDIAGARMSVACQPRDAALYDSIAPRSRIVPAGEAVATRTARLSWEQTTLPRLARRLGARVVHSPHYTVPLANASASVVTLHDATFFTDAGLHSPVKAGFFRSWTRAALHRATVCVVPSRATSNELVRTVGADRSRLRVMYHGVDPWRFHPPAPEEVAAVRRELSLGDQPYVAFLGTLEPRKNVPALIRGFAEAAARRSDRPALVLAGQSGWDTEVEEALESVPHRIRVIRAGYVPAELLAGFLGGAAVVAYPSIGEGFGLPALEAMACGAPVLTTRRLSLPEVGGDAVAYCGVREHQIAHGLSTLLDDPARRAELSAAAQQRAKEFTWEACAASHREAYAHAEHLHRKKRG